One window from the genome of Candidatus Didemnitutus sp. encodes:
- a CDS encoding adenylosuccinate lyase gives MSDAASPSPASIPNVLAERYASPAMKEIWSAHGRILLERDYWIAVMKAQRDLGVAIPTEAIRDYERVKGDVNLARIAERERTTLHDVKARIEEFSDLAKRQFIHLGLTSRDLTENVEQLQVARALELVRFKAVAALHLLATRATEMRDVMITGRTHNVPAQPTTLGKRLAMFGQELLIAHARLEDLIARYPVRGLKGAVGTQLDQLTLLGGDAAKVDQLEARVVKHLGFKASLGAVGQVYPRSLDFDVVSALHQVGAAAASCCTTLRLMAGAGLLTEGFQEGQVGSSAMPHKVNARNCERVCGFSTILSGYVTMTASLSGHQWNEGDVSCSVVRRVALPDAFYAIDGLFETYLTILRQMEIFPAAIAAENERNLPFLATTTILMEAVKNGAGRETAHEAIKLHALAAAKALRSGGNADLLSLLAADKKVGLGKKKLQEILAQSSRFVGAAPHQVDEFVATVKPLAKAAKGAADYRPGKLL, from the coding sequence ATGTCCGACGCCGCTTCGCCCTCTCCTGCCTCCATCCCGAACGTCCTCGCTGAGCGCTACGCGTCGCCGGCGATGAAGGAAATCTGGTCGGCGCACGGCCGCATCCTGCTCGAACGCGACTACTGGATCGCAGTGATGAAGGCGCAGCGCGACCTCGGCGTCGCGATCCCGACCGAGGCGATCCGCGACTACGAGCGCGTGAAAGGCGACGTGAATCTCGCGCGCATCGCCGAGCGCGAGCGCACGACGCTCCACGACGTGAAGGCGCGCATCGAGGAGTTTTCCGATTTGGCGAAACGCCAGTTCATTCACCTCGGCCTCACGAGCCGCGACCTCACGGAAAACGTCGAGCAGCTCCAAGTGGCGCGGGCGCTCGAACTCGTCCGTTTCAAGGCCGTCGCCGCCCTCCACCTGCTCGCCACCCGCGCCACGGAAATGCGCGACGTGATGATCACCGGTCGCACGCACAACGTGCCGGCGCAGCCCACGACGCTCGGCAAACGCCTGGCGATGTTCGGGCAGGAATTGCTCATCGCCCACGCGCGACTCGAGGACCTCATCGCGCGCTATCCGGTGCGCGGCCTGAAGGGCGCCGTCGGCACGCAGCTCGACCAACTCACGTTGCTCGGCGGCGACGCCGCGAAGGTCGACCAGCTCGAGGCGCGCGTCGTGAAACATCTCGGTTTCAAGGCCTCGCTCGGCGCGGTCGGACAAGTTTACCCGCGGTCGTTGGATTTCGACGTCGTGAGCGCGCTGCACCAAGTCGGCGCGGCGGCCGCGAGCTGTTGCACGACGCTGCGCCTCATGGCCGGCGCCGGCCTGCTCACCGAGGGTTTCCAGGAAGGCCAGGTCGGCTCCTCGGCGATGCCGCACAAGGTCAACGCCCGCAATTGCGAGCGTGTCTGTGGTTTTTCGACGATCCTCAGCGGCTACGTCACGATGACGGCGAGCCTCTCCGGCCACCAGTGGAACGAGGGCGACGTGTCGTGCTCCGTCGTGCGCCGCGTGGCGTTGCCGGATGCGTTCTACGCGATCGACGGGCTGTTCGAAACCTACCTGACGATTCTGCGGCAGATGGAGATTTTCCCCGCGGCGATCGCCGCCGAGAACGAGCGCAACCTGCCGTTCCTCGCCACGACGACGATCCTGATGGAGGCGGTGAAGAACGGCGCCGGCCGCGAGACCGCGCACGAGGCGATCAAGCTCCACGCCCTCGCCGCCGCCAAGGCGCTCCGCTCCGGCGGCAACGCCGATCTGCTCTCGCTCCTCGCCGCCGACAAGAAGGTCGGCCTCGGCAAGAAGAAGCTCCAGGAAATCCTCGCGCAAAGCAGCCGCTTCGTCGGCGCCGCGCCGCACCAAGTCGACGAATTCGTCGCCACCGTGAAGCCGCTCGCGAAGGCGGCGAAAGGCGCGGCCGATTACCGGCCCGGCAAACTGCTCTGA
- a CDS encoding 6-phosphofructokinase produces MAELAGNCLIGQSGGPTAVVNATIAGIVSEALNHGNIEEVYGALNGVAGLLQEDLVDLAAESQQAIRGLRYTPGAALGSCRTKLKKDTEVARALEVLKAHNIRYYFHIGDGDSQESAAKIAEAARAANYDLNVIGVPKTIDNDVPTTDHCPGYGSAAKFIATTVRELSIDADATAQNDIVTVVEVMGRNTGWLAAAATLAKRRDHPNDPPHLVYVPEVAFDSAKFADDVRRILKREKHCVIVVGEGLVDKDGNYVAVESGDATTAAQFGGVGDYLKEIVESQVGAKVRLTRLGVTQRAAAHLASKTDADEAFLAGQAAVKAAIDGESEKMITLVRGDTDTYTCETGLVAFADLAGNTKKLPREWINEDGVSLNFQFYRYATPLIQGEVTVPYENGIPSYIRLHGERVDKQLSAFEG; encoded by the coding sequence ATGGCAGAACTCGCAGGCAACTGTCTCATCGGCCAATCCGGCGGCCCGACCGCGGTCGTTAACGCGACCATCGCCGGCATCGTTTCCGAGGCCCTCAATCACGGCAACATCGAGGAAGTCTACGGCGCGCTCAACGGCGTCGCGGGCCTCCTCCAGGAGGACCTCGTCGACCTCGCGGCCGAATCCCAACAGGCGATCCGCGGCCTGCGTTACACGCCCGGCGCCGCGCTGGGCAGCTGCCGCACGAAGCTGAAGAAGGACACGGAAGTCGCCCGCGCGCTCGAAGTCCTCAAGGCGCACAACATCCGTTACTATTTCCACATCGGCGACGGCGACTCCCAGGAGTCCGCCGCCAAGATCGCCGAGGCCGCCCGCGCCGCGAACTACGACCTCAACGTCATCGGCGTGCCGAAGACGATCGACAACGACGTCCCGACGACCGACCACTGCCCCGGCTACGGCAGCGCCGCGAAGTTCATCGCCACGACCGTGCGCGAACTCTCGATCGACGCCGACGCCACCGCGCAGAACGACATCGTCACCGTCGTCGAAGTCATGGGCCGCAACACCGGCTGGCTCGCCGCCGCCGCCACGCTGGCCAAGCGCCGCGATCACCCGAACGACCCGCCGCACCTCGTCTACGTGCCCGAAGTCGCGTTCGACTCCGCCAAGTTCGCCGATGACGTCCGCCGCATTCTCAAGCGCGAGAAGCACTGCGTGATCGTCGTGGGCGAAGGCCTCGTCGACAAGGACGGCAACTACGTCGCCGTCGAGTCCGGCGATGCCACCACCGCCGCGCAATTCGGCGGCGTGGGCGATTACCTCAAGGAGATCGTCGAGTCGCAGGTCGGCGCGAAGGTCCGCCTCACCCGCCTCGGCGTCACCCAGCGCGCCGCTGCCCACCTCGCCTCGAAGACGGACGCCGATGAGGCGTTCCTCGCCGGCCAGGCCGCGGTCAAGGCCGCTATCGACGGCGAGAGCGAGAAAATGATCACGCTCGTCCGTGGCGACACCGACACCTACACCTGCGAGACGGGCCTCGTGGCGTTCGCCGATCTGGCGGGCAACACCAAGAAGCTCCCGCGCGAGTGGATCAACGAGGACGGCGTCAGCCTGAACTTCCAGTTCTACCGCTACGCCACGCCGCTGATTCAGGGCGAAGTCACGGTGCCGTATGAAAACGGCATCCCGTCCTACATCCGCCTGCACGGCGAGCGCGTCGACAAGCAGCTCAGCGCGTTCGAAGGCTGA
- a CDS encoding S9 family peptidase, whose translation MKTPRVVALFVTVVLAVAAVAADKRPITPQDLWAIKRLGSPALSPDGKTVVFTQQEWSIEKNKPTSNLWAVDVASGAVRRLTTAAAGDGSPVWSPDGTRIAFTSKRGDDEAASLYVIPFGGGEAEKVLELPGSVSNPKWMPDGRGVVVATTVIPELVGKLGKDDLAAMKKELKRRKDSKMTAKVTENRVYRYFDHYLVDSAATHLVLVDVATKTIQDLTPKVDRLFSSSGEVHFDIAPDGKTIALDFNSTPPPYRDFPNQDIYLVPTDGSGAMQNITPENKGGDESPKWAPDGKSVYFVRTETPYYSGEFQKLWRHDLASGKNVSVTDALDYSIDEVEFSADGRTLWFAAEDKGVVPIFKANADGSGLTAVYRAGTSSSVRVDGGTVVFLNDTTSRPNELFVLDAATGQTRQLTHVNDAFMAQLDLGKVESYTFAGAGGLEIQGWLVFPPGYDAAKKYPLVQLMHGGPHTMCRDSWSYRWNTHVFAAPGYVVTWVNRHGSTGFGEEFSRSILNQWGDMPFEDIMRSTDYLLDRFKNLDPQRLAAAGASYGGYMAAWVLGHTDRFKAIIDHAGVNSSYAQYATDVPHGFPEVMGGKPWDNVEGLQRENPMFYAKNFKTPTLVLHGEMDYRVPYGNGLELYGVLQAMGVPSRLVVFPDENHWVLKPQNAIYWHWEMQSWLSRYIGGKPALEKPDFDAEKKADDKKDAAAFAPKA comes from the coding sequence ATGAAAACTCCTCGCGTTGTCGCGTTGTTCGTCACCGTGGTGCTCGCTGTGGCCGCCGTCGCGGCCGACAAGCGCCCGATCACGCCGCAGGACCTCTGGGCCATCAAACGCCTCGGCAGTCCCGCCCTTTCGCCCGACGGCAAGACCGTCGTGTTCACGCAGCAGGAATGGTCTATCGAGAAGAACAAGCCCACGAGCAACCTGTGGGCGGTCGACGTGGCGAGCGGCGCCGTGCGACGCCTGACCACGGCCGCCGCCGGTGACGGCTCGCCAGTGTGGAGCCCGGACGGCACGCGCATCGCCTTCACGTCGAAACGCGGTGACGACGAGGCCGCATCGCTCTACGTCATCCCCTTCGGCGGCGGCGAGGCGGAGAAGGTGCTCGAGTTGCCCGGCTCCGTCTCAAACCCCAAATGGATGCCCGATGGCCGCGGCGTCGTGGTGGCGACGACCGTGATCCCCGAACTCGTCGGCAAACTCGGCAAGGACGACCTCGCCGCGATGAAGAAGGAACTGAAACGCCGCAAAGACTCGAAGATGACCGCGAAAGTCACCGAGAACCGCGTCTACCGCTACTTCGACCACTACCTCGTCGACAGCGCCGCGACGCACCTCGTGCTCGTCGACGTCGCGACCAAGACGATCCAGGACCTCACGCCGAAGGTCGACCGACTCTTCAGCAGCAGCGGCGAAGTGCATTTCGACATCGCGCCCGACGGCAAGACCATCGCGCTGGACTTCAACAGCACGCCGCCGCCCTACCGCGATTTCCCGAACCAGGACATCTACCTCGTGCCGACCGACGGCTCCGGCGCGATGCAGAACATCACGCCCGAAAACAAGGGCGGTGACGAATCGCCCAAGTGGGCACCCGACGGCAAGAGCGTCTACTTCGTCCGCACCGAGACGCCGTATTACTCCGGCGAATTCCAGAAGCTCTGGCGCCACGACCTCGCGAGCGGCAAGAACGTATCGGTCACCGACGCGCTCGACTACTCGATCGACGAGGTGGAATTCTCCGCCGACGGCCGCACGCTCTGGTTCGCCGCCGAGGACAAGGGCGTCGTGCCGATCTTCAAGGCCAACGCCGACGGCTCGGGCCTCACCGCCGTGTATCGCGCCGGCACCTCGTCGAGCGTGCGCGTCGATGGCGGCACGGTCGTTTTCCTCAACGACACCACCTCGCGCCCGAACGAGCTCTTCGTCCTCGACGCAGCGACCGGCCAGACCCGCCAGCTCACGCACGTGAACGACGCGTTCATGGCGCAGCTCGATCTCGGCAAGGTGGAAAGCTACACGTTCGCCGGCGCCGGCGGCCTCGAGATCCAGGGCTGGCTCGTGTTCCCTCCCGGCTACGACGCCGCGAAGAAATACCCGCTCGTGCAGCTCATGCACGGCGGCCCGCACACGATGTGCCGCGACAGCTGGAGCTATCGCTGGAACACGCACGTATTCGCCGCACCCGGCTACGTCGTCACCTGGGTGAACCGCCACGGCTCGACCGGCTTCGGTGAGGAGTTTTCCCGCAGCATCCTGAACCAGTGGGGCGACATGCCGTTCGAGGACATCATGCGCTCGACCGACTACCTGCTCGATCGCTTCAAGAACCTCGATCCGCAGCGCCTCGCCGCCGCCGGCGCCAGCTACGGCGGCTACATGGCCGCGTGGGTGCTCGGTCACACGGATCGTTTCAAAGCCATCATCGATCACGCCGGCGTGAACAGCAGCTACGCCCAATACGCCACGGACGTCCCGCATGGCTTCCCCGAAGTCATGGGCGGCAAGCCGTGGGACAACGTCGAAGGCCTGCAGCGCGAGAACCCGATGTTCTACGCGAAGAACTTCAAGACTCCGACACTCGTGCTGCACGGCGAGATGGATTACCGCGTCCCCTACGGCAACGGCCTCGAGCTCTACGGCGTGTTGCAGGCGATGGGCGTGCCGTCGCGACTGGTCGTATTTCCGGACGAAAACCACTGGGTGCTCAAACCGCAGAACGCGATCTACTGGCACTGGGAAATGCAGAGCTGGCTCAGCCGCTACATCGGCGGCAAACCCGCCCTCGAAAAGCCCGACTTCGACGCCGAGAAGAAGGCCGACGACAAAAAAGACGCCGCCGCGTTCGCGCCGAAGGCGTGA
- a CDS encoding lipoate--protein ligase family protein → MSTVSPLHVLPVRTAGAAENMAIDFLLLQRYPDAAAARFRHYEWRGPAFTFGFSQKIAFVREKLAADLPADICRRPTGGGIVDHRNDWTYALVIPRGHPLEEARATQSYRVVHECLTESLVELGQPVELKAVCEPPPEGADCPPGPGVCFQRAELFDVVNSRTGAKVAGAAQKRNKHGLLFQGSIEKGSVGALDWDDFGARFVARLGRALAAAAVETPWPELNEDEVSGLIEQYSSADWVEYR, encoded by the coding sequence ATGAGCACCGTTTCGCCCCTTCACGTCCTGCCCGTCCGCACCGCGGGTGCCGCCGAGAACATGGCGATCGATTTCCTGCTGCTGCAACGCTACCCGGACGCCGCCGCCGCGCGCTTCCGGCACTACGAATGGCGCGGGCCGGCGTTCACCTTCGGTTTCAGCCAGAAAATCGCCTTCGTGCGCGAGAAACTCGCCGCCGATTTGCCCGCCGATATTTGCCGACGGCCGACGGGCGGCGGCATCGTCGACCATCGCAACGACTGGACCTACGCGCTCGTGATCCCGCGCGGCCATCCGCTGGAGGAGGCGCGCGCCACGCAGTCCTACCGCGTGGTCCACGAGTGCCTGACCGAGTCGCTGGTCGAGCTCGGTCAACCGGTGGAACTCAAGGCCGTCTGCGAACCGCCGCCGGAAGGCGCGGATTGTCCGCCCGGCCCCGGTGTGTGCTTCCAGCGCGCAGAGTTGTTCGACGTCGTGAACTCCCGCACCGGCGCCAAGGTCGCCGGCGCCGCGCAGAAGCGCAACAAGCACGGCCTGCTCTTTCAGGGCTCGATCGAAAAAGGCAGCGTCGGCGCTCTTGATTGGGATGATTTCGGCGCGCGCTTCGTCGCCCGATTAGGCCGCGCGCTCGCCGCCGCAGCCGTCGAAACGCCCTGGCCGGAGCTGAACGAGGACGAGGTCTCCGGGCTGATCGAACAGTATTCGTCGGCCGACTGGGTCGAGTATCGCTGA
- a CDS encoding SDR family oxidoreductase, giving the protein MKLLLTGASGLLGAALARAAAAQGDEVIGIVGRWPAAVPGVARQVSLDLSQPETVAALARETRPDAIVNCAAIAESAACEAAPELAQRVNVDLPAAFAEVAREVGARCVHVSTEQVFDGANPPYSLASPVNPLHRYGRQKLASEQRVLAADPHAAVVRVPLMFGNSLGGRRSVHEKFLEAWAAGKTMALFTDEIRAVCSAENVAAALLELAARPDLAGVLHWTGADPVSRWEMGRAICARFGFPTDWISATSRAAMPQFTATRPRDLTLDLAPLDRALRVKPERFAAAVERLVLPPWWRGFGQG; this is encoded by the coding sequence ATGAAGCTGCTGCTGACGGGCGCGTCCGGCCTGCTCGGCGCCGCCCTCGCCCGTGCCGCCGCGGCACAAGGCGATGAGGTGATCGGCATCGTCGGCCGCTGGCCCGCCGCGGTGCCCGGCGTCGCGCGGCAGGTTTCCCTCGATCTCTCACAACCGGAAACCGTGGCCGCACTCGCCCGCGAAACCCGACCCGACGCCATCGTGAACTGCGCCGCCATCGCCGAATCCGCGGCGTGCGAAGCCGCGCCCGAACTCGCGCAACGCGTGAACGTCGATCTCCCGGCCGCATTCGCCGAGGTCGCGCGCGAAGTCGGTGCCCGCTGCGTGCATGTGTCGACCGAGCAGGTCTTCGACGGCGCGAACCCGCCCTACTCCCTCGCCTCGCCGGTCAATCCACTTCACCGCTACGGCCGGCAGAAACTCGCATCGGAACAACGCGTGCTCGCCGCCGATCCGCACGCAGCCGTGGTGCGCGTGCCGCTGATGTTCGGCAACAGCCTCGGCGGCCGGCGCAGCGTGCACGAAAAGTTCCTCGAAGCCTGGGCGGCCGGGAAAACCATGGCGCTCTTCACCGACGAGATTCGCGCCGTGTGCAGCGCGGAGAACGTCGCCGCGGCGCTGCTCGAACTCGCCGCGCGGCCCGACCTCGCCGGCGTGCTGCATTGGACAGGCGCGGACCCGGTCTCGCGCTGGGAAATGGGCCGCGCGATCTGCGCCCGCTTCGGTTTTCCGACGGACTGGATATCGGCGACTTCGCGCGCGGCGATGCCGCAATTCACCGCGACGCGCCCACGCGACCTCACGCTGGACCTGGCGCCGCTCGACCGCGCGTTGCGCGTGAAGCCCGAGCGGTTCGCCGCGGCCGTGGAGCGACTGGTGTTGCCGCCGTGGTGGCGCGGCTTCGGCCAGGGCTAA
- a CDS encoding PAS domain S-box protein produces MPARKPTPVAPLAAGPAPAAVALLESLPEAALITRDKWDAAGVEILAANARFAALCGYSVAELVGRNTRLLHGPKTEVLTPRAGRAAAERLLAGEGWLHRKDGSAFFAGWNFSSLGDGLLVAVFRDLSEVRRLQEAMFHSQKLDTVGQLTGGVAHDFNNLLSIINGYCEIMSAKLAGLPAAQKDLEEIHRAGQKAARLARQILEFSRRQETEARVVNPNTLIREIADILRRVVGEAVKVEMRLASDLGNTRIDPTQFQQVLLNLCFNARDAMPHGGKLTVRTANHKQAAATADLRAGDYVMLQVSDTGTGMDEATLARMWEPFFTTKPHGTGLGLPMAFAVVKSCEGRITVRSKPGAGTTFEVLLPETPEPEQVYSTMIPALPGARGSETLWLVEEDEVLRKMVSGILAVDGYKVQEFATVALALGSVGKGPAPHLLLIDAGVADAAKFIQLLAGKCPRLRVLAVSVDSPASALRDFPPRSFAHLPKPFALSTLLRSVRGLLDTR; encoded by the coding sequence ATGCCCGCCCGCAAGCCCACTCCCGTTGCGCCCCTAGCCGCCGGCCCCGCCCCGGCCGCCGTGGCGTTGCTCGAGTCGCTCCCCGAGGCCGCGCTAATCACGCGCGACAAATGGGACGCGGCCGGCGTCGAGATTCTCGCCGCCAACGCCCGCTTCGCCGCGCTCTGCGGCTACAGCGTCGCCGAACTCGTCGGCCGCAACACCCGCCTGTTGCACGGCCCGAAGACCGAGGTGCTCACGCCCCGCGCCGGCCGCGCCGCCGCGGAGCGCCTGCTCGCGGGCGAGGGTTGGCTGCATCGCAAGGACGGCAGCGCGTTCTTTGCCGGTTGGAATTTTTCCTCGCTGGGCGACGGCCTGCTCGTCGCCGTATTTCGCGACCTCTCCGAAGTGCGCCGCCTGCAGGAAGCGATGTTTCACTCGCAGAAACTCGACACCGTCGGCCAGCTCACCGGCGGCGTTGCCCACGACTTCAACAACCTCCTCTCGATCATCAACGGCTACTGCGAGATCATGAGCGCCAAGCTCGCCGGTCTCCCCGCCGCGCAGAAGGACCTCGAGGAAATCCACCGCGCCGGGCAAAAAGCCGCGCGGCTCGCCCGCCAGATCCTCGAGTTCAGCCGGCGTCAGGAAACCGAGGCCCGCGTCGTCAACCCGAACACGCTCATCCGCGAGATCGCCGACATTCTCCGCCGCGTCGTGGGCGAGGCGGTGAAGGTCGAGATGCGTCTCGCCTCCGACCTCGGCAACACGCGTATCGATCCGACGCAGTTCCAGCAGGTGCTGCTCAACCTCTGTTTCAACGCCCGCGACGCCATGCCGCACGGCGGCAAGCTCACCGTCCGCACCGCCAACCACAAACAAGCGGCGGCCACCGCGGACCTGCGCGCCGGCGATTACGTGATGCTGCAGGTCTCCGACACCGGCACCGGCATGGACGAGGCGACGCTCGCGCGGATGTGGGAACCGTTTTTCACCACCAAGCCCCACGGCACCGGCCTTGGCCTGCCGATGGCCTTCGCCGTCGTGAAAAGCTGCGAGGGCCGCATCACCGTCCGCAGCAAACCGGGCGCCGGCACGACCTTCGAGGTCCTGCTCCCCGAGACGCCCGAGCCCGAGCAGGTCTACAGCACGATGATCCCCGCGCTGCCCGGCGCACGCGGCTCCGAGACGCTCTGGCTCGTCGAAGAGGATGAAGTCCTGCGCAAAATGGTCAGCGGCATCCTCGCTGTCGACGGCTACAAGGTGCAGGAATTCGCGACCGTAGCCCTCGCCCTCGGCAGCGTCGGCAAGGGTCCCGCGCCGCATCTGCTGCTCATCGACGCCGGCGTGGCCGACGCGGCGAAATTCATCCAGTTGCTCGCCGGGAAATGCCCGCGCCTGCGCGTCCTTGCCGTGTCGGTCGACTCGCCCGCCTCGGCGTTGCGCGATTTTCCGCCGCGCTCGTTCGCGCATCTGCCGAAGCCTTTTGCGCTGAGCACGCTGCTCCGCTCCGTCCGCGGGCTGCTCGACACGCGATGA
- a CDS encoding TSUP family transporter, with product MLPELTAAHYALLFAAGLVAGTVDAIAGGGGLITLPAMLGVGLPPALALGSNKLGSVFGTASATWSFARQGAVDLRECGRGVAFTAIGAVAGAFAVRLLDPALLGKAIPWLLAAIVIYMVFRPQLGETDRHHRMETSAFYAVFGLGFGFYDGFFGPGVGSFWTIAFVMVLGHNFVKAAAHTKVMNLASNAAALAFFAAAGAVVPGPGLAIGAGQLIGARLGAHLAMTRGARFVRPIFLVMATLTIAKLIYQHYVK from the coding sequence ATGTTGCCCGAGTTGACCGCCGCCCACTACGCGCTGCTTTTCGCCGCCGGCTTGGTGGCGGGCACGGTGGACGCGATCGCGGGTGGAGGCGGGCTGATCACGCTGCCGGCGATGCTGGGCGTCGGGTTGCCGCCGGCGCTGGCGCTGGGCAGCAACAAGCTCGGCTCGGTTTTCGGCACGGCGTCGGCGACGTGGAGCTTTGCGCGGCAGGGCGCGGTGGATTTGCGCGAGTGCGGGCGCGGTGTCGCGTTCACGGCCATCGGCGCCGTCGCGGGAGCGTTTGCGGTGCGATTGCTGGACCCGGCGCTGCTCGGGAAAGCGATTCCCTGGCTGCTGGCGGCGATCGTGATCTACATGGTTTTCCGGCCGCAACTCGGCGAAACCGATCGCCATCACCGGATGGAAACGTCGGCGTTCTATGCGGTGTTCGGGTTGGGTTTCGGTTTCTACGACGGATTTTTCGGGCCGGGCGTCGGCTCGTTCTGGACCATCGCGTTCGTGATGGTTCTCGGGCACAACTTCGTGAAGGCGGCGGCGCACACGAAGGTGATGAATCTCGCGAGCAACGCGGCGGCGCTGGCGTTTTTCGCCGCGGCGGGCGCGGTGGTGCCCGGCCCGGGACTCGCGATCGGAGCGGGGCAGCTCATCGGCGCGCGGTTGGGCGCGCACTTGGCGATGACGCGCGGCGCGCGGTTCGTGCGGCCGATCTTCCTCGTGATGGCGACGCTGACGATCGCGAAGCTGATTTATCAGCACTACGTGAAATGA
- a CDS encoding zinc-binding dehydrogenase, with protein MKAVQITAIKQPVSLHDVPAPVAAAGCAVVQLKAAALNHRDVFIQQGLYPGIKLPITPGSDGAGVVTAVGSDGDAAWIGREVIINPALDWGADPRAQGSAFRILGMPDAGTFAEQIAVPVANLATKPAHLTWEQAAALPLAGLTAWRAVFTRAQLKAGERVLVTGIGGGAALFALQFARAAGAEVWVTSSSPEKIARAKSLGALGGVNYRDADWSEQLLRAAGGAFDVIVDSAGGDGFTKLIDCTKPGGRIAFFGATAGNPKLFEMRKSFFRQINVLGTTMGSPVDFAGMATLVAAAKIVPTVDRVFALGEAELALRHMEAAAQFGKIVLKI; from the coding sequence ATGAAAGCCGTCCAGATCACCGCGATCAAACAGCCCGTCTCGCTCCACGATGTGCCCGCGCCGGTCGCGGCCGCCGGCTGCGCTGTGGTGCAGCTGAAGGCGGCGGCGTTGAACCACCGCGACGTTTTCATCCAGCAAGGGCTGTATCCCGGCATCAAGCTGCCGATCACGCCCGGCTCGGACGGCGCGGGCGTCGTCACCGCGGTCGGCAGCGACGGGGACGCAGCGTGGATCGGGCGCGAAGTGATCATCAATCCGGCGTTGGACTGGGGCGCGGATCCACGCGCGCAGGGGTCGGCGTTTCGCATCCTCGGCATGCCTGATGCCGGCACGTTCGCGGAACAGATCGCGGTGCCGGTGGCGAACCTCGCGACGAAGCCCGCGCACCTCACGTGGGAGCAGGCCGCCGCGTTGCCGCTGGCGGGGTTGACGGCGTGGCGCGCGGTGTTCACGCGCGCGCAGTTGAAGGCCGGCGAACGCGTGCTCGTGACCGGCATCGGCGGCGGCGCGGCGCTCTTCGCGTTGCAATTCGCACGCGCGGCGGGCGCGGAGGTGTGGGTGACGTCGAGTTCGCCGGAGAAAATCGCGCGGGCGAAATCCCTCGGTGCGCTGGGAGGCGTGAACTACCGCGACGCGGACTGGAGCGAACAACTCTTGCGGGCGGCAGGCGGCGCGTTCGACGTGATCGTCGACAGCGCGGGCGGCGACGGTTTCACCAAACTCATCGACTGCACGAAGCCGGGCGGGCGCATCGCGTTTTTCGGGGCGACGGCGGGCAATCCGAAGTTGTTCGAGATGCGGAAAAGTTTCTTCCGGCAAATCAACGTGCTGGGCACGACGATGGGTTCGCCGGTCGATTTCGCCGGGATGGCGACGCTGGTCGCGGCGGCGAAGATCGTGCCGACGGTCGATCGCGTCTTCGCGCTGGGCGAGGCCGAGCTGGCGTTGCGGCACATGGAGGCGGCGGCGCAGTTCGGAAAGATCGTGCTGAAAATCTGA
- a CDS encoding response regulator transcription factor, with the protein MCSALSILQIEDDPLWRDFCAATLRDRPEIGSLEAAVDGAGGLALAQLRRPDVVLLDLRLPDIDGLVLLEQLAKLRPRPPKILILSVRHDAWALFRSRDERVHGFLWKSGEIQAHLLAALTALAQGNKYYPADVRQAWSELRADPSAFFKILSSREIDLMHHFASGLGDAEIAQRIGLSTLTVKSHRQHVMTKIGVHSTPQLIHWAIRAGFGRGDGKDAPL; encoded by the coding sequence ATGTGTTCGGCCCTATCCATTCTCCAGATCGAAGACGACCCGCTGTGGCGGGATTTTTGCGCCGCCACGCTGCGTGATCGACCGGAAATCGGCTCGCTCGAGGCCGCCGTCGACGGCGCGGGCGGACTCGCCCTCGCCCAGCTGCGCCGCCCGGACGTCGTGCTCCTCGACCTGCGCCTGCCCGACATCGATGGCCTCGTCCTGCTCGAACAGCTCGCCAAGCTTCGCCCGCGGCCGCCGAAAATCCTGATCCTCTCGGTGCGCCACGACGCGTGGGCGCTGTTCCGCTCGCGCGACGAGCGCGTGCACGGCTTCCTCTGGAAGAGCGGCGAGATCCAGGCCCACCTGCTCGCCGCTCTCACCGCCCTCGCGCAGGGCAACAAATACTACCCCGCCGACGTGCGCCAAGCGTGGTCGGAGCTTCGCGCCGACCCGAGCGCGTTTTTCAAAATCCTCTCCAGCCGCGAAATCGACCTGATGCACCATTTCGCCAGCGGCCTCGGCGACGCCGAGATCGCACAGCGGATCGGCCTCAGCACCCTCACGGTGAAATCCCACCGCCAGCACGTGATGACCAAGATCGGCGTGCACAGCACGCCTCAGCTGATCCACTGGGCCATCCGCGCGGGATTCGGACGCGGCGACGGAAAAGACGCGCCGCTGTGA